Proteins from a genomic interval of Nocardioidaceae bacterium:
- a CDS encoding isoprenylcysteine carboxylmethyltransferase family protein, with translation MLRFRARRTTVDPRPGAAPSALVTDGLNGRTRNPMYVGMAGVLLAHALWSGRARTIVPLVGFVAWMDRVQVPDEEAALRARFGADFEAYASRVPRWLVTRR, from the coding sequence GTGCTGCGGTTCCGTGCGCGGCGCACGACCGTAGACCCGCGCCCCGGCGCCGCACCCTCCGCACTGGTCACCGACGGGCTGAACGGTCGCACCCGCAACCCGATGTACGTCGGGATGGCCGGCGTACTGCTCGCGCACGCGCTGTGGTCGGGTCGAGCGCGCACCATCGTTCCGCTGGTCGGGTTCGTGGCCTGGATGGACCGGGTCCAGGTCCCGGACGAGGAGGCCGCGCTTCGAGCGCGGTTCGGCGCCGACTTCGAGGCCTACGCCTCGCGGGTGCCGCGCTGGTTGGTCACGCGTCGGTAG
- the cadA gene encoding cadmium-translocating P-type ATPase produces MSRECCGPDEPARSSDGRPTLSLLETPSTKAGRSDVASGHTPDDDCCGPRAVSPEEPLTYEELTPWWRDRTLLLPVLSGVLLVASLMVGRLDAERVQLSLEIGSLAAGAWTFVPGALRRLRNRRLGVGLLMTIAAVGAVALGRFGEAAALAFLFSIAEALEERAMDKAQHGLRALLALIPDTAKIERRGHEEFVKAVDLEIGDILVVGAGERVSTDGVVEEGASSLDTSAITGESIPVAVGPRDEVSAGSVNGSGTLRIRATAAGTDNSLTQIVRLVEQAHARKGDRARLADRIARPLVPGVLLLSASVALLGLLTDAPGMWLERALVVLVAASPCAMAIAVPVTVISAIGSASRLGVVIKSGQAFEQLGTVTTVALDKTGTLTRNQPEVVAVATAKGFSRDRVLGYAAALEATSTHPLAEAVRVASSAAAPATGVEERAGHGVVGTVEGRVVRVGSPRWVAPTGLQQNAEDMAAQGMSIVVVEVDDQIAGVIGIRDELRPEAAEAVSMLRERGIDVLMVTGDNQRTTEALAREAGITDVRAEQLPADKANEVAARAEGVPTAMIGDGINDAPALAAATVGIAMGVTGSAAAVESADVAFTGHDLRQIPLALDHARRGRRIMTGNIGLALAIIVVLVPLALVGTLGLAEVVLVHELAEVLVILNGLRAARVRRDAATARPAMPTTPGAPQPAATSGARR; encoded by the coding sequence ATGAGCCGCGAGTGCTGCGGACCCGACGAGCCAGCTCGCTCGTCCGACGGGCGTCCGACCCTCTCGCTTCTTGAGACCCCGTCGACCAAAGCGGGGCGCTCCGACGTCGCGTCGGGGCACACGCCGGACGACGACTGCTGCGGGCCGCGGGCGGTCTCACCCGAGGAGCCGCTGACCTACGAGGAGCTCACGCCGTGGTGGCGTGACCGGACGCTCCTGCTTCCCGTCCTGTCCGGCGTGCTGCTCGTAGCCAGCCTGATGGTCGGCCGCCTCGACGCCGAGCGGGTGCAACTGTCTCTCGAGATCGGGTCCCTCGCGGCCGGGGCGTGGACGTTCGTGCCGGGCGCTCTCCGACGGCTGCGGAATCGCCGCCTCGGTGTCGGCCTGCTGATGACGATCGCCGCTGTCGGTGCCGTGGCGCTGGGGCGCTTCGGCGAGGCCGCGGCCCTGGCCTTCCTGTTTTCGATCGCAGAGGCGCTCGAGGAACGTGCCATGGACAAGGCGCAGCACGGCCTCCGCGCACTGCTCGCGCTGATCCCGGACACCGCGAAGATCGAGCGCCGCGGCCACGAGGAGTTTGTGAAGGCCGTCGACCTCGAGATCGGCGACATCCTGGTCGTCGGTGCGGGCGAGCGCGTGTCCACGGACGGTGTCGTTGAGGAGGGCGCCTCGAGCCTCGACACCTCCGCCATCACCGGCGAGTCGATCCCGGTCGCGGTCGGGCCTCGGGATGAGGTGTCCGCCGGATCCGTCAACGGCTCCGGCACGCTCCGGATCCGCGCCACCGCCGCCGGTACGGACAACTCGCTGACGCAGATCGTGCGGCTTGTCGAGCAGGCCCACGCCCGGAAGGGCGACCGAGCGCGCCTGGCCGACCGCATCGCCCGGCCGCTGGTCCCCGGCGTGCTACTCCTGTCGGCGAGCGTCGCGCTCCTCGGTCTGCTGACCGATGCCCCAGGCATGTGGTTGGAGCGGGCGCTGGTCGTGCTGGTGGCGGCGTCGCCGTGCGCCATGGCCATCGCGGTGCCGGTCACCGTGATCTCGGCGATCGGTTCGGCGAGCAGGCTCGGTGTGGTCATCAAGTCCGGACAGGCCTTCGAGCAGCTGGGAACCGTCACGACGGTGGCGCTGGACAAGACGGGTACCCTGACCCGAAACCAGCCCGAGGTCGTCGCCGTGGCCACGGCAAAGGGCTTCTCGCGCGACCGGGTGCTCGGCTACGCCGCGGCGCTCGAGGCGACCAGCACCCACCCGCTCGCCGAGGCGGTCCGTGTTGCCAGCAGCGCGGCCGCGCCGGCGACCGGCGTCGAGGAGCGCGCGGGGCACGGGGTCGTCGGCACCGTCGAGGGCCGGGTCGTACGGGTGGGCAGCCCGCGCTGGGTTGCCCCGACGGGCCTCCAGCAGAACGCCGAGGACATGGCAGCGCAGGGGATGAGCATCGTGGTCGTCGAGGTCGACGACCAGATCGCCGGCGTGATCGGCATCCGCGACGAGCTGCGCCCCGAGGCCGCCGAGGCGGTCTCCATGCTGCGGGAGCGCGGCATCGACGTTCTCATGGTCACCGGCGACAACCAGCGGACCACGGAGGCGCTGGCCCGCGAGGCCGGTATCACCGACGTACGCGCGGAGCAGCTTCCTGCGGACAAGGCGAACGAGGTGGCGGCACGCGCGGAGGGAGTCCCGACTGCCATGATCGGCGACGGCATCAACGACGCCCCGGCCCTGGCTGCCGCCACCGTCGGCATCGCGATGGGCGTCACCGGATCGGCCGCGGCGGTTGAGTCCGCCGACGTGGCGTTCACCGGCCATGACCTGCGACAGATCCCGCTCGCCCTGGACCACGCCCGCCGCGGGCGCCGGATCATGACCGGCAACATCGGCCTCGCCCTCGCGATCATCGTCGTCCTGGTCCCGCTGGCGCTGGTGGGAACCCTCGGGCTCGCCGAGGTCGTCCTGGTCCACGAGCTCGCCGAGGTCCTCGTCATCCTCAACGGCCTGCGCGCGGCCCGGGTACGCCGCGACGCCGCGACGGCCCGCCCGGCGATGCCAACAACACCCGGAGCCCCGCAACCCGCGGCGACCAGTGGAGCGCGGCGATGA
- a CDS encoding metalloregulator ArsR/SmtB family transcription factor, which yields MLTIASRVEVMTRLGRAMADPTRARILMKLVEEPAYPALLAEQLSLTRTNVSNHLACLLGCGLLLAEPQGRRTNYRIADPHLGEAISLLLDVVVAVDDGSGCLGETCPLGCCSLEAEA from the coding sequence GTGCTGACCATAGCTTCGAGGGTCGAGGTGATGACTCGTCTAGGGCGAGCCATGGCCGACCCGACACGTGCCCGGATCTTGATGAAGCTCGTGGAGGAGCCGGCTTACCCAGCCCTCCTGGCGGAGCAGCTGAGCCTGACGAGGACCAACGTCTCCAACCATCTGGCGTGCCTGCTGGGATGCGGCCTCCTGCTCGCGGAGCCACAGGGCAGGCGCACGAACTACCGCATCGCGGATCCCCATCTGGGTGAGGCCATCTCGCTGCTGCTCGATGTGGTGGTCGCGGTCGACGACGGTTCCGGGTGCTTGGGCGAGACCTGCCCGCTAGGCTGCTGCAGCCTGGAGGCAGAGGCATGA
- a CDS encoding flagellar basal body-associated FliL family protein: MVDAQEAATEGRKGLLRKKLIVAMLLVAVVGGAAYWLLLRPTPEVAPEPGEVVALEPIQVNLADGHYLRVAIALQATLDVEEEVDGSPALDATIEVFSGLPVDEVANTKSRDALKSELKERILELYEGELMDIYFTEFVTQ, translated from the coding sequence ATGGTCGACGCACAAGAGGCCGCAACTGAGGGGCGAAAGGGACTTCTGCGCAAGAAGCTGATCGTCGCGATGCTGCTTGTCGCCGTCGTCGGGGGAGCGGCGTACTGGCTCCTGCTCAGGCCGACTCCCGAGGTGGCCCCCGAGCCGGGCGAAGTGGTGGCCTTGGAGCCGATCCAGGTCAACCTGGCGGATGGTCATTACCTGCGAGTGGCGATCGCTCTGCAGGCCACCTTGGACGTCGAGGAGGAGGTCGACGGCAGCCCTGCCCTCGACGCGACCATCGAGGTCTTCTCGGGGCTGCCCGTCGATGAGGTCGCCAACACCAAGTCTCGAGACGCCCTCAAGTCGGAGCTGAAGGAGCGGATCCTGGAGCTGTACGAGGGGGAGCTGATGGACATCTACTTCACCGAGTTCGTCACGCAGTAG
- a CDS encoding IS256 family transposase: protein MLKVVHDAAASNEAAGGSLLDEIVRDGARQMLAAALRAEVAAYVEAFADEVDEHGRCLVVRNGHHNERQVTTAAGAITVRAPRVNDKRTDETTGERKRFASAILPAWARKSPRVAEVLPLLYLHGLSSGDFAPALTQFLGSAQGLSPATITRLTKDWQDEAVAFNRRSMGGTDYVYVWVDGVHLKVRLEQDKVCLLVMIGVRADGSKELIALDDGHRESTESWADLLRDCKRRGMRAPVLAIGDGALGFWAAVRTVFPETREQRCWFHKIANVLNALPKSAQPGAKAALTEIWNAEDKDHATAAVKAFAADYGVKWPKAVAKITDDLDVLLEFYDYPAEHWVHLRTTNPIESTFATVRLRQRVTKGPGSRAAGIAMAFKLIESAQARWRAVNAPHLVALVRAGATFKNGVLVERDDDPAAESGGDQQVA, encoded by the coding sequence ATGCTCAAGGTAGTTCACGACGCCGCGGCGTCCAATGAGGCGGCCGGTGGGTCGCTGCTTGATGAGATCGTCCGCGACGGCGCCCGGCAGATGCTCGCCGCGGCACTGCGGGCCGAGGTCGCTGCCTATGTCGAGGCGTTCGCCGACGAGGTCGACGAGCACGGCCGGTGTCTGGTGGTCCGTAACGGCCACCACAACGAACGACAGGTGACCACGGCAGCGGGTGCGATCACGGTCCGCGCGCCGAGGGTCAACGACAAGCGCACCGACGAGACCACCGGCGAGCGCAAGCGGTTCGCCTCGGCGATCCTGCCGGCGTGGGCCAGGAAGTCGCCGCGGGTCGCCGAGGTGTTGCCGCTGCTCTACCTGCACGGACTCTCCTCGGGCGACTTCGCCCCGGCGCTGACTCAGTTCCTCGGCTCGGCGCAGGGACTTTCGCCGGCCACGATCACGCGGCTGACGAAGGACTGGCAGGACGAGGCGGTCGCGTTCAACCGACGGTCGATGGGCGGCACCGACTACGTCTACGTGTGGGTCGACGGGGTCCACCTCAAGGTCCGCCTCGAGCAGGACAAGGTGTGCCTGCTGGTGATGATCGGTGTCCGTGCCGACGGTTCGAAGGAGCTGATCGCGCTCGATGACGGACACCGGGAGTCGACCGAGTCGTGGGCCGACCTGCTCCGCGACTGCAAGCGCCGCGGGATGCGGGCACCGGTCCTGGCGATCGGTGACGGAGCGCTGGGGTTCTGGGCCGCCGTGCGCACCGTGTTCCCCGAGACCCGCGAGCAGCGGTGCTGGTTCCACAAGATCGCCAACGTCCTCAACGCGCTCCCGAAATCCGCCCAGCCCGGCGCGAAGGCTGCTCTCACGGAGATCTGGAACGCCGAGGACAAGGATCACGCCACCGCCGCGGTGAAGGCGTTCGCCGCCGACTACGGGGTCAAGTGGCCCAAGGCGGTCGCGAAGATCACCGACGACCTCGACGTGCTGCTGGAGTTCTACGACTACCCGGCCGAGCACTGGGTTCATCTGCGGACCACGAACCCGATCGAGTCGACGTTCGCGACCGTGCGGCTGCGTCAGCGCGTCACCAAGGGCCCCGGCTCGCGCGCCGCGGGTATCGCGATGGCGTTCAAACTCATCGAGTCCGCACAAGCCCGGTGGCGTGCCGTCAACGCACCTCACCTCGTCGCGCTTGTCCGTGCCGGCGCGACGTTCAAGAACGGGGTCCTGGTCGAACGAGACGACGACCCGGCCGCCGAATCAGGAGGTGATCAACAAGTCGCGTGA
- a CDS encoding IS1380 family transposase encodes MKPSHTIRPVFDDPNLVSAAGLVPALRLAESAGLYDLLDDLTVASPNAAAKTASVVGGMLAGADSIDDLDLLRHGGMGRLFAGVRAPSTLGTFLRSFTHGHVQQLDKINAGLLAGLATRVPGLLAGSDADGIAFVDVDDTVREVHGYAKQGAAFGYTGQRGLNVQLAAISTPTAAPVIARARLRKGNTASARGAGRLLAQVITTARAAGVTGRILARADSAYYGHAFVGTALRHKTWFSVTARMTPSVTAAITSIDAGAWKPIEYPNAVYDEDEQRWVSDAEVAEVPFVAFTGRRKREHVRCRLVVRRVKRLQPLASDGTEQGELFATYRHHAFITNSTLSTVEADQRHRDHALVEQVIAELKDGPLAHLPSGKYAANAAWVSHAVIAFNIARATAVAASMRTARWATLRTRIINIPGRIATTGRRLVLHLPTHWPWASRWKLLWSTASGPPALVTT; translated from the coding sequence GTGAAACCTTCTCACACGATCCGGCCTGTGTTCGATGACCCGAACCTGGTGTCGGCAGCCGGTCTGGTCCCGGCGCTGCGGCTGGCCGAGTCGGCCGGGCTCTACGACCTTCTCGACGACCTGACGGTGGCCTCGCCGAACGCTGCTGCGAAGACCGCGTCGGTGGTCGGCGGGATGCTCGCCGGTGCGGATTCCATCGATGACCTCGACCTGTTGCGCCACGGTGGGATGGGCCGACTGTTCGCCGGGGTCCGGGCACCGTCGACGCTGGGCACGTTCCTGCGCTCGTTCACCCACGGGCACGTGCAGCAGCTCGACAAGATCAACGCCGGGCTGCTGGCCGGACTCGCGACCCGGGTGCCCGGCCTGCTCGCCGGTTCGGACGCGGACGGGATTGCGTTCGTTGATGTCGACGACACCGTCCGCGAGGTCCACGGCTACGCCAAGCAGGGAGCGGCGTTCGGGTACACCGGCCAGCGCGGTCTCAACGTCCAGCTGGCGGCGATCTCGACTCCGACCGCAGCACCAGTCATCGCCCGCGCCCGGCTCCGCAAGGGCAACACCGCTTCCGCGAGGGGCGCCGGCAGGTTGTTGGCCCAGGTGATCACGACCGCCCGCGCCGCTGGCGTGACCGGTCGGATCCTGGCGCGTGCGGACTCCGCCTACTACGGGCACGCGTTCGTCGGCACCGCCCTGCGGCACAAGACGTGGTTCTCGGTGACCGCGCGGATGACGCCGAGCGTGACCGCGGCGATCACCAGCATCGACGCAGGTGCCTGGAAGCCGATCGAGTACCCCAACGCGGTCTACGACGAGGACGAGCAACGCTGGGTCAGCGACGCCGAGGTCGCCGAAGTTCCCTTCGTGGCGTTCACCGGCCGCCGCAAGCGCGAGCACGTCCGGTGTCGTCTGGTCGTGCGCCGGGTCAAGCGACTCCAGCCCCTGGCATCGGACGGGACCGAGCAGGGCGAGCTGTTCGCGACCTACCGCCACCACGCCTTCATCACCAACAGCACACTTTCGACCGTCGAGGCTGATCAACGTCATCGTGACCACGCGCTGGTCGAGCAGGTCATCGCCGAGCTCAAGGATGGTCCGCTCGCGCACCTGCCGTCGGGGAAGTACGCGGCCAACGCCGCCTGGGTCTCCCATGCCGTGATCGCGTTCAACATCGCCCGCGCTACCGCGGTCGCTGCCTCGATGCGCACCGCCCGCTGGGCAACCCTGCGCACCCGGATCATCAACATCCCCGGCCGGATCGCGACCACCGGCCGGCGCCTCGTCCTGCACCTTCCCACCCACTGGCCGTGGGCATCGCGCTGGAAACTGTTGTGGTCGACCGCGTCCGGGCCACCAGCCCTTGTCACGACCTGA